A single region of the Elgaria multicarinata webbii isolate HBS135686 ecotype San Diego chromosome 14, rElgMul1.1.pri, whole genome shotgun sequence genome encodes:
- the LOC134408717 gene encoding CDAN1-interacting nuclease 1-like codes for MKLTRAQYKEIAQFLAQVPPTRHSLRELKACFPSQSQSTLLSIFSQEYQKLIKRTHATPEATEAYYQRYLNGVIRNAASSVLLEMANEVDFAPSLMARIVLERFLQEQDGSAPTKTLINSMLWDPSQIPDGVLANQIYQCTVNDCCYGPLVDCIKHAIGHEHEVLLRNAFGEKHIFFS; via the coding sequence ATGAAGCTGACGAGAGCCCAGTACAAAGAGATTGCCCAGTTCCTAGCTCAGGTCCCCCCAACTAGACATAGCCTGAGGGAACTGAAGGCGTGTTTCCCCAGTCAATCACAGTCCACTCTGCTGAGCATCTTCTCCCAGGAGTACCAGAAACTAATCAAAAGAACACATGCTACTCCAGAGGCAACTGAAGCTTACTATCAAAGGTACCTGAATGGAGTGATCAGAAATGCAGCTTCTTCTGTATTATTGGAAATGGCCAATGAGGTGGATTTTGCCCCATCACTGATGGCTCGAATAGTGTTGGAAAGATTTCTACAAGAACAAGATGGATCAGCCCCTACCAAAACTCTTATAAACAGTATGCTGTGGGACCCTTCTCAGATTCCAGATGGAGTTCTAGCCAATCAGATCTATCAGTGTACTGTGAATGACTGTTGTTATGGACCACTGGTGGACTGCATCAAACATGCAATTGGACATGAGCATGAAGTCTTACTAAGAAATGCTTTTGGagaaaaacatatcttttttagCTGA